A segment of the Echinicola strongylocentroti genome:
AACCCTACTTACACTATGGCTTCAGGTTTTTTTGCAATTCTAGATGATATCGCCACACTCATGGATGATGTGGCCTCCATGACTAAAATAGCTACCCGAAAAACCGCGGGAATACTGGGGGATGATTTGGCCGTAAACGCCGAAAAAGCGGCGGGCTTTACTTCGTCCCGGGAGATTCCTGTACTCTGGGCCATTTCCAAAGGGTCCTTTGTCAATAAACTGATCATCCTTCCCATCGCATTTTTGCTAAGTTCGTTTTTGCCTTGGGCGGTCACGGTCATCCTGCTCATTGGCGGGATCTATTTGGCATTTGAAGGCGCCGAAAAAGTGTACCATTTCTTTGTGCCCCATCACCATTCCAAAAAAGAAGCCATCAAAGAAACACGGACCAAAGAGGAAATTTTGCAGGTCGAAAAAGAGCGGATAAAATCAGCCATTGTGACCGATTTTATCCT
Coding sequences within it:
- a CDS encoding DUF808 domain-containing protein; this encodes MASGFFAILDDIATLMDDVASMTKIATRKTAGILGDDLAVNAEKAAGFTSSREIPVLWAISKGSFVNKLIILPIAFLLSSFLPWAVTVILLIGGIYLAFEGAEKVYHFFVPHHHSKKEAIKETRTKEEILQVEKERIKSAIVTDFILSVEIVIIALGAVTGEPLVNQIIIVTFIAILATVGVYGIVALIVRMDETGYKIMAKSKKKSGLVFNIGQGLVNALPIVIKALGIIGTLALLLVAGGIFTHNIDYLHHFAPAVPSMLKDFVIGLIVGFIALLIFKGVKKLLGK